CCCGGGCTGGAGAAGATCCCGGAGGAAGTCCTCAGCCTCAGAGAGCGCGCTCCGTCTCCCCTGTCATCGCGGGCCCAAGCGGTCATCCAGAGGAGGGGAGCCAAGCGAGTTCGGGCACCCGTTCGGGCACCCAGTGAAACCGCCCTAAAGAGCAGACCGCATAAGTTGGTGCCGGAGGGGGGAATCGAACCCCCACGGGATTGCTCCCACGGGATTTTGAGTCCCGCGCGTCTGCCAGTTTCACCACTCCGGCACGTCTATCTGGGTGGGCGCGACTAGTTTATCAGGAGCCCAGAGATCGAGGGGAACGGCGTCCCGGCCCGGTTATCCACAATTCCAATTGACTTCTCCCCAGGAACTTAGCTATAATATCTCTCGTAATTGAGCAGGGTCCCCGCCCGCCAGGAACTTTTTTCAACTCGCAGAGTCTAAGTAGTCGAGCGAACAGGGTGTGAAGTTCCCTGTAACTCGCGTGTTCCCGGATGGCTCGACCCGGCGTTCGCCGGTGGGTTTTTTGGGCCTCAAACGGGTTATCTGGGTAACGGTTTTCGCGGGGAACTTCCATTTCGATCGACGGGCGGCGTCGCCAAGCGATGCCGCCCGTTTCCGTTCCTGAACGCGGCTCGTGCTTCGCCTCAAGCTACCGTCCCCGGGAACCGCGCTCGCTCACGCCGGCGTCCCCTTCACCACCACCAGGGTCAGGTCGTCGTGCTGCTCCCGGTCGCGGAACCCCCGGACCGCATCCCAGATCGCCCTCACGATGAGCGCGGCGGGATCCCCCTTCCGCTCCCGGATCACGTTCCGGAGCCGGTCCTCCCCGAAGAACTCCCCCGCCCCGTTCATGGCCTCGGTGACCCCGTCCGTGTAGAGGACCAGGATGTCGCCGGCCGGGATCTCGGCGTGGCGCTCCTTGTACGTCGCGGTCTCGAGCGTCCCGAGCAGGGGCCCGGTGGCGTCCAGCTGGTCGAACCGGTCTTCCGCTCTGCGGTAGAGGAACGCGGGATTGTGCCCGGCGTTCACGTACGTGAACCGTCGCGCGTCCACGTCCAGCACGCCGTACATCGCGGTCACGAACCGATCCGGCTCGACACTCTCCCACAACAACCGGTTCACCTTCGTGAACACGGTCCGGATCGCGTAGTTGTTGCGGATCTCCGCGATCAACGAAGCGCGGAACGAGGCCATGATCAGGGCGGCGGGAATGCCCTTCCCGGACACGTCGCCCACCACGATCCCCAAGTGCTGGTCGGCGATCCGGATGAAATCGTAGTAGTCGCCTCCGACGAGATCGCTCGAGTAGTTCGCGCCGGCGATGTCGAAGTGGGGCAGCTCGGGATTCCGCTCGGGGAGGAACGTGCGCTGGATCCGCTGCCCGATCGTCACCTCTTCCTCGAGGCGGCGCTTCTCCAGCACTTCCTCGTGGAGCCGCGTCCGCTCGATCGCGACCGCCGCCTGTGAGGCGAACGCGGTCAACAGGTGCATGTCCTCGGACTCGTACGCGTCGGTCTCGTCGCTCTCGAGATTGAAGGCGCCGATCACCTCGGCGCCGATCCGGATCGGCGCGACCATCTCGCTCCGGGTCGAGTCGCGAGCGGTGATGTAGCGCGGATCGGTCAGGACGTCCGACACGATCACGCCCTGGCCGGTCTTCACGGCCCATCCGATCAGGCCCTTCCCCACCTTGAGCTGCATCGCCTCGTCGCGCCCGGGCTCGTACCCGCGGATCGTCTGCTCGCGGATCCACTGGGTCTTCTTGTCGACGAGGTAGATCCCGGCGGCGTCGTAGCGCACGACCTGGAAGACGAGGTCCAGGATCTGCTCGAGGAGCCGGTTCATCTCCAGGCTCCCCGAGATCTGCGTCGTCAGCTCGAGGAGGAGCTGGTTCTCGACCTTCTCGCGCATGGCCTCGGAGAAGAGCCGCGCGTTCCCGAGCGCGATCGCGAGCTGCGCGCCGACC
This portion of the Candidatus Eisenbacteria bacterium genome encodes:
- a CDS encoding SpoIIE family protein phosphatase, coding for MSGEATLPTTTRTEIDRLRYLVRASRELALLKRDALVRRARDLLLGAGSFTEFSLWVLDPRTEVLYPWALWNTPVVGRRPRIQVGQGVAGQACAEDAPVYYEGEISESAYVREEWGGRPRSEIQGVLTLPLRRGTEPLGVVVLVKPDRDAPPPEEIEFLGEVGAQLAIALGNARLFSEAMREKVENQLLLELTTQISGSLEMNRLLEQILDLVFQVVRYDAAGIYLVDKKTQWIREQTIRGYEPGRDEAMQLKVGKGLIGWAVKTGQGVIVSDVLTDPRYITARDSTRSEMVAPIRIGAEVIGAFNLESDETDAYESEDMHLLTAFASQAAVAIERTRLHEEVLEKRRLEEEVTIGQRIQRTFLPERNPELPHFDIAGANYSSDLVGGDYYDFIRIADQHLGIVVGDVSGKGIPAALIMASFRASLIAEIRNNYAIRTVFTKVNRLLWESVEPDRFVTAMYGVLDVDARRFTYVNAGHNPAFLYRRAEDRFDQLDATGPLLGTLETATYKERHAEIPAGDILVLYTDGVTEAMNGAGEFFGEDRLRNVIRERKGDPAALIVRAIWDAVRGFRDREQHDDLTLVVVKGTPA